In Melanotaenia boesemani isolate fMelBoe1 chromosome 16, fMelBoe1.pri, whole genome shotgun sequence, the following proteins share a genomic window:
- the ppifa gene encoding peptidylprolyl isomerase Fa yields MIQMKKRMRYSSLGIAATKLFSSASTKNPVVFLDIEADSEPVGRIIIELNADVVPKTAENFRALCTGEHGFGYKGCVFHRVIPKFMCQGGDFTKHNGTGGKSIYGKTFKDENFKLKHSGPGTLSMANSGPNTNGSQFFICTTKTEWLDGKHVVFGQVKDGMDVVTKMESFGLHDGGVIKKIVITDSGEIK; encoded by the exons ATGATACAAATGAAAAAGCGCATGAGATACAGCTCTCTGGGTATCGCTGCTACAAAGTTGTTCTCCTCTGCTTCCACCAAGAACCCAGTTGTGTTTTTGGACATCGAAGCTGACAGCGAGCCTGTCGGAAGAATAATCATTGAg CTGAATGCTGATGTAGTGCCAAAAACTGCAG AAAACTTCAGGGCATTGTGCACTGGAGAACATGGCTTTGGATACAAAGGATGTGTGTTTCACAGGGTCATACCTAAGTTCATGTGTCAG GGAGGAGATTTCACCAAACACAACGGCACAGGAGGGAAGTCTATTTAtgggaaaacatttaaagatgagAACTTCAAATTGAAACACAGTGGCCCAG GAACACTTTCAATGGCTAATTCAGGTCCAAACACAAATGGCTCACAGTTCTTCATCTGTACAACTAAAACTGAATG GCTCGATGGGAAACACGTGGTGTTCGGGCAGGTAAAGGACGGCATGGATGTGGTCACCAAGATGGAATCCTTTGGTTTACATGATGGGGGTGTGATCAAGAAAATAGTCATCACCGATTCTGGTGAGATCAAATAA